A region of Toxorhynchites rutilus septentrionalis strain SRP chromosome 1, ASM2978413v1, whole genome shotgun sequence DNA encodes the following proteins:
- the LOC129762926 gene encoding uncharacterized protein LOC129762926: MSKPSKSKSTNKDQYSRLVDLLEEQPDIAKGFAKCNASPYWNSVAAELNSLGPPTKDSTAWKKVWFDWKSNTKRKLAHNRREQFATGGGPSKFIELTALEERVVVLAGLAPAVEGIADTCSFGLEPSANQSIHDSGESASIEDNRIPEDRANENNETHTSKKRRTSMHTLLETQVQNQATFHDSVTNILKCFEKKTADLVHYNRQISKQLENINETINNVLMENQRHNLELERINLEKLKIKKRILEMELSRLQ, encoded by the exons AT GTCGAAACCATCGAAATCCAAAAGCACAAACAAGGATCAATACAGCCGACTGGTTGATCTCTTGGAAGAGCAGCCGGATATCGCGAAGGGTTTCGCGAAATGCAATGCTTCTCCCTACTGGAATTCTGTGGCAGCCGAGTTGAACAGTCTTGGGCCACCAACTAAAGATTCAACTGCGTGGAAAAAG GTCTGGTTCGATTGGAAATCGAACACGAAACGCAAGCTAGCCCACAACCGTCGCGAGCAATTTGCTACAGGTGGGGGTCCTAGTAAGTTTATTGAACTTACTGCGCTGGAGGAACGAGTTGTTGTTCTTGCAGGACTTGCTCCAGCAGTTGAGGGCATAGCCGACACTTGCAGTTTCGGGCTAGAACCTAGCGCAAATCAATCAATTCATGACAGTGGGGAATCTGCGTCGATTGAAGATAATCGAATTCCGGAGGATAGAGCCAATGAGAATAATGAGACGCATACATCGAAGAAGAGGAGGACATCAATGCACACATTGCTGGAGACACAAGTGCAAAACCAAGCAACGTTTCATGACTCGGTCACCAATATTCTaaaatgctttgaaaaaaaaactgctgaTTTGGTTCATTATAACAGACAGATTTCGAAACAGTTAGAGAACATAAACGAAACTATCAACAATGTGCTGATGGAAAATCAGAGGCACAATCTGGAATTAGAGAGAATTAATctggaaaaactgaaaattaaaaaaaggattCTTGAGATGGAATTAAGCCGTCTACAATAG
- the LOC129762925 gene encoding putative nuclease HARBI1, whose product MDTVMLGYVAMMEDNTPSLRMSRSNLRKKTNIMNLSTTQFKKNFRLNKTAFRYIVQEIKNEFPRQKKGGLSVTDKLAVCLRFFAEGSYQHGASKDYDVAIAQSTFSKVLDEMLIILERKICTKWINFEMTQQEMREAKRFFYEKSGIPGVIMCVDGTHVKIIPPIADRNLFYNRKGFYSLNTMIICDHTQRIRFVDASFQGSNHDSHIWSLSSARARLQEMHRNGDTNTKILGDAGYPSEPWLLTPYRAPELESPESEFNSKHVLARGIIERTIGVLKNRFRCILGARQLHYTPTKAAKIISVCCALHNICLYFKNDNDEVQSTE is encoded by the exons ATGGATACTGTTATGCTGGGTTATGTCGCAATGATGGAAGACAACACCCCCTCTTTGAGAATGAGTAGAAGTAACCTTAGAAAGAAAACCAACATCATGAATTTATCAACAACACA attCAAGAAGAACTTTCgtttgaataaaacagcatttcgATACATTGTACAAGagataaaaaatgaatttccacGTCAAAAGAAAGGCGGTCTATCGGTGACTGATAAACTTGCTGTCTGCTTGCGTTTTTTCGCAGAAGGGAGCTATCAACATGGTGCTAGCAAGGACTACGATGTGGCTATAGCCCAGTCAACGTTTTCCAAAGTTCTCGACGAGATGTTGATTATTTTGGAAAGGAAGATTTGCACCAAATGGATAAATTTCGAAATGACACAACAAGAAATGAGGGAAGCAaagcgatttttttatgaaaaatcgggaATTCCGGGCGTTATTATGTGTGTAGATGGCACGCATGTTAAAATTATTCCGCCAATTGCAGACCGGAATCTATTTTATAATAGGAAAGGGTTCTATAGTCTGAATACTATGATA ATATGTGATCACACCCAACGTATTCGATTCGTTGATGCAAGCTTCCAGGGGTCTAATCACGACTCTCATATTTGGAGTTTGAGTTCAGCAAGAGCACGTTTACAGGAAATGCATAGGAATGGTGACACAAATACCAAAATTTTGG GTGATGCCGGTTATCCTTCCGAGCCGTGGTTGCTCACGCCTTATCGAGCTCCAGAACTAGAAAGTCCAGAAAGCGAATTTAACAGCAAGCATGTTTTAGCAAGGGGGATAATAGAGCGAACGATTGGAGttctaaaaaatcgatttcgatGTATCCTTGGTGCTCGTCAGCTCCATTATACGCCTACCAAAGCGGCAAAAATTATCAGTGTTTGCTGTGCCCTGCACAATATATGTTTATATTTTAAGAACGACAATGATGAGGTTCAGTCAACTGAATAG